The Triticum aestivum cultivar Chinese Spring chromosome 7B, IWGSC CS RefSeq v2.1, whole genome shotgun sequence genome window below encodes:
- the LOC123161670 gene encoding F-box protein At5g07610, with protein MSIRSDRYRRWERRARTRSHDGDTPIERLNDDVLVEIISRVPSRQRWRCKRVCRRWLRLARTLPQSLAGFFYTSSNKERFPETALHFFNVSGGQGGRPFIYPSFAFLPSRRRLDLLDCCNGLVLCRWYGVSAPDDDDDGFRYVVCNPATEEWVALPDIDIPNSCKAIKEYRVRLGFDPATSSHFHVFVLSWGGRHRLGVDVYSSETGTWVYNEVRLGGDVNLFHHLKGTVFLNGRLHFHTLDYHVYDDSGRWVGRGVPSIAAVDTDGETWSDFGFPRHLQRDLGMEDDGFIQLSQGRLHYANITQRNTGIKTVVYVLEDYDRREWVLKHTVKLSDMFDSKDYGIGFDWVAIHPECNVIFFTLWSGNQFMCYNMDTGRTSQIRTLEDGRSPYLSYVPFYSELQCLRS; from the exons ATGTCCATCCGCTCAGATCGCTACCGCCGGTGGGAACGCCGCGCTCGAACTAG ATCACACGACGGCGACACGCCAATCGAGAGGCTCAACGACGATGTCCTCGTGGAGATCATCTCGCGCGTCCCGTCCAGGCAGCGCTGGCGCTGCAAGCGCGTGTGCAGGCGGTGGCTGCGCCTCGCCAGGACGCTGCCCCAGTCCCTCGCCGGCTTCTTCTACACCAGCAGCAACAAGGAGCGCTTCCCGGAGACCGCCCTCCACTTCTTCAACGTCTCAGGTGGCCAGGGGGGCCGCCCTTTCATCTACCCCTCCTTCGCCTTCCTGCCCAGCCGCCGGCGCCTCGACCTCCTGGACTGCTGCAACGGCCTCGTCCTCTGCCGCTGGTATGGCGTCTCTGCCCCGGACGACGATGATGACGGGTTCCGCTACGTGGTGTGCAACCCCGCCACGGAGGAGTGGGTCGCGCTGCCGGACATTGACATCCCAAACAGCTGCAAGGCCATCAAGGAGTACAGAGTGCGTCTCGGTTTTGATCCGGCCACGTCTTCCCACTTCCACGTGTTTGTACTTTCTTGGGGTGGCCGCCACCGCCTCGGAGTGGATGTCTACTCGTCGGAAACCGGCACATGGGTTTACAATGAAGTGAGATTGGGTGGAGATGTCAACctctttcatcatctgaagggaaCTGTCTTCCTCAATGGCCGTCTCCATTTTCACACTTTGGATTATCATGTCTATGATGATTCTGGTCGTTGGGTGGGGAGGGGTGTCCCTTCTATAGCTGCAGTGGACACGGACGGCGAAACATGGTCAGACTTTGGTTTTCCTAGACATCTGCAGCGTGATCTGGGTATGGAGGATGATGGTTTTATTCAGCTGTCGCAGGGCCGCTTGCATTATGCAAATATTACTCAGAGAAATACCGGTATTAAGACAGTAGTTTACGTTCTCGAGGACTATGACAGAAGAGAATGGGTACTGAAGCATACCGTTAAACTTTCAGACATGTTTGATAGCAAAGACTACGGGATTGGCTTTGATTGGGTTGCGATCCATCCAGAATGTAACGTGATCTTCTTCACCCTGTGGTCAGGAAATCAGTTCATGTGTTACAACATGGATACTGGGCGAACTAGCCAGATCCGCACTCTTGAAGATGGCCGGTCACCGTATCTGTCATATGTGCCGTTCTACTCAGAGTTGCAATGTTTGCGCTCGTGA